Sequence from the Coleofasciculaceae cyanobacterium genome:
ATGTGCCATCCTAGATCTCGACTAGTATTCATCCAGACACCGAATTCTTCGATTACGGTGCTGGGCTTCTGCTCAGGCAGCTAAGCAAAGCGATCGCCTGATCTTTTAACTTTGTCCCTTTCACCGCACGAGAAAGAAACATTACTGCTTTGGGTAAGCCACCTCTGACAGATTGAGCCTGTTTGACTAATCTCATGGCATCAGAAGCCGAACGTAAATCTACTCCTGTAGGCTGTACGGGAATAAATGCCAAATCTGACCTAAATAAAATTGCTCTGGTTGCTTCGGATAAACTGGCAGGTCCATCCACTATCAAATAGTCATAATCTACTGCGAGTTCTGGTATCTGTTCGAGCAACTCATCGGGCGAACCAATCACCTGACAAGGAATTTCAATGTCTTCCATCCCCTCAACCCATAAAGAACTAGAACGTTGACTATCGGCATCTATTAATAATGTCTTTCTTTTCTTCTTCTTGATTAGCCAATAAGCTAAATGGACGGAGGTAGTGGACTTGGACACTCCGCCTTTTTGATTGACTAACGATACAACCTGTCCCATAAACAGTATTTACTTGTGCGACCCGTTTCAGCCTAACTACAGCTTGTAGGAACGCTGAGGGTAATTTCTATAACCTAGAAAATATAATAACTCTAAGTTCATGTAGGTTAAATTCCTACCG
This genomic interval carries:
- a CDS encoding AAA family ATPase; translation: MGQVVSLVNQKGGVSKSTTSVHLAYWLIKKKKRKTLLIDADSQRSSSLWVEGMEDIEIPCQVIGSPDELLEQIPELAVDYDYLIVDGPASLSEATRAILFRSDLAFIPVQPTGVDLRSASDAMRLVKQAQSVRGGLPKAVMFLSRAVKGTKLKDQAIALLSCLSRSPAP